A genomic window from Tolypothrix sp. PCC 7910 includes:
- a CDS encoding phosphate/phosphite/phosphonate ABC transporter substrate-binding protein: MKKLQAISYLAPNWFSFYEAVLAYLDRVLGAKTQLKQGECDPLLDPLILKDQLDLAFICGLPLIRYSQIVLDQLQPVVAPVMQALRYRNRPIYFSDVIVNADSDVIKFDDLAGKTVCYNDPGSNSGYNLLRHRLLQGRYPQPFFSKAIQSGSHQNSICWVALGKVDCAAIDSVVLEQELHNFPELYQYLRVVEALGPCPMPPLVAAEHLGKSIIQEIQLALLEPDTELQTAMQRVGVKHFATVKLADYNAIADIYNASLKAGYESL; this comes from the coding sequence TTGAAAAAATTACAAGCTATTTCCTATTTAGCTCCCAATTGGTTTAGTTTCTACGAAGCAGTATTGGCTTATTTAGATCGGGTTTTGGGAGCAAAAACGCAATTAAAGCAGGGTGAATGCGACCCTTTATTAGATCCTCTAATTTTAAAAGACCAACTAGACCTAGCTTTCATTTGCGGATTACCCCTGATTCGTTATTCTCAGATAGTGTTGGATCAGTTGCAGCCTGTGGTTGCACCCGTGATGCAAGCACTGCGTTATCGCAACCGTCCAATTTACTTTTCGGATGTGATAGTCAATGCTGATAGTGATGTCATCAAATTTGATGATTTAGCTGGTAAAACGGTGTGCTACAACGATCCAGGTTCTAATAGCGGCTATAATCTGCTGCGTCATCGCTTGTTACAGGGAAGATATCCCCAACCATTTTTTAGCAAAGCTATACAATCAGGTTCTCACCAAAATTCTATTTGCTGGGTAGCACTAGGAAAGGTAGATTGTGCGGCTATTGATAGTGTGGTACTAGAACAAGAATTACATAATTTTCCCGAGTTATATCAGTACTTGCGCGTAGTTGAGGCACTCGGCCCCTGTCCCATGCCGCCTTTAGTTGCAGCCGAGCATTTGGGGAAATCTATAATTCAGGAGATACAGTTAGCTTTGCTTGAGCCGGATACTGAACTACAGACAGCAATGCAACGAGTAGGAGTCAAGCACTTTGCGACAGTGAAGTTAGCAGATTATAACGCGATCGCTGATATCTACAATGCATCTCTCAAGGCTGGCTATGAGTCTTTGTGA
- a CDS encoding bifunctional 4-hydroxy-2-oxoglutarate aldolase/2-dehydro-3-deoxy-phosphogluconate aldolase — protein sequence MTNKAWLSKLRQHRAIAVIRASKMELAKQMALTAASGGMQLIEITWNSDRAGQLISQLRSELPNCTIGTGTLFNVQQLQQAIACGAEFLFTPHLDIAMIQAALEQNIPIIPGALSPTEIVTAWNHGASCVKVFPVDAVGGASYIKSLQGPLGEIPLIPTGGVSLDNAKEFLQAGAIAVGLSSQLFPKHLVTQNNWVVIYQQVQTLIQQLGYFRVETEYFP from the coding sequence ATGACAAATAAAGCTTGGTTATCAAAATTGCGACAACACCGCGCGATCGCAGTTATTCGTGCGTCAAAGATGGAATTAGCAAAGCAAATGGCTTTGACAGCCGCATCTGGGGGAATGCAGCTGATTGAGATTACTTGGAATAGCGATCGCGCTGGGCAATTAATTAGCCAACTCCGCTCAGAATTACCAAACTGTACAATTGGTACTGGTACGCTATTTAACGTCCAGCAGTTACAACAAGCGATCGCCTGTGGTGCAGAGTTTCTATTTACGCCTCATCTAGACATAGCAATGATTCAAGCTGCTTTAGAGCAAAATATACCGATTATTCCCGGGGCTTTGTCACCTACAGAAATTGTTACTGCCTGGAATCATGGTGCTAGTTGTGTAAAAGTTTTCCCAGTGGATGCGGTGGGAGGGGCGAGTTATATTAAAAGCCTGCAAGGGCCTCTCGGAGAAATTCCCCTCATTCCTACTGGGGGGGTGAGTTTAGACAACGCCAAAGAATTTTTGCAAGCAGGTGCGATCGCTGTTGGTTTAAGTAGTCAATTATTTCCTAAGCATTTAGTTACACAAAATAATTGGGTAGTAATTTATCAGCAAGTGCAAACTTTGATACAACAATTAGGGTACTTTAGGGTAGAAACAGAATATTTTCCCTAA
- a CDS encoding L,D-transpeptidase — MKNWNCHRWIHRLPIFLTGVALSLIVANPGICEVTAKAKDDTVTQTIETLKQSDQHWIQINLSKQRLIAWEGKTPVYAIVISTGKKSTPTRIGSFKIQSKHKSTRMRGRNYDVPDVPYTMYYQGSYGIHGAYWHNKFGTPVSHGCINVAPNHAKWLFNWASVGTPIFIHN; from the coding sequence ATGAAAAATTGGAATTGTCATCGATGGATACACCGATTACCCATATTTTTGACTGGGGTAGCACTCAGTTTGATTGTTGCGAATCCCGGAATTTGTGAAGTTACCGCTAAAGCCAAAGATGATACCGTTACGCAAACAATCGAGACACTAAAACAATCAGATCAACACTGGATTCAAATTAATCTTTCTAAGCAACGGCTAATAGCTTGGGAAGGTAAAACACCTGTTTATGCGATCGTGATTTCTACGGGTAAAAAGTCTACACCTACTCGTATTGGCTCGTTTAAAATTCAATCCAAACACAAATCTACGAGGATGCGTGGTAGAAATTACGATGTTCCAGATGTACCTTATACCATGTATTATCAAGGCAGTTACGGAATTCACGGTGCTTATTGGCATAATAAATTTGGCACGCCAGTTAGCCACGGATGTATAAATGTTGCGCCCAATCATGCTAAGTGGTTATTTAATTGGGCATCAGTAGGAACTCCCATATTTATTCATAACTAG